The window CCGGCTACTTCGCGCCCGACTCCATATGCTTCCCTACACAACCTTTGACCTCGCCATCAGTCGCGAGGACCTGCCCGCAGAGACGGCAGATCGGCTGTACCGGCCGAAGGCCGAGCGCCATGGCAATCTGCGCCTCCCAGACACCGTAGGAGTACACGTGACCCGTGTGCGGCTTAGGATCGCCAAGCAACTCGTCCAGGAAGTCCAGCTCGTCGGTCGCGAGTGAGCGATACTGCGGACCGTGAACCCAGATCATCGGCGTCCCGGTGCAGTTGCCCTCAAACACCACAAGATACTGCATCCCTTTTTCCAGCAACCGTTGCCGAACCATGTCAAGAACCGAACTCATGGATCACCCCCTCTCATACCGTTGAAATCCTGATTTGTGAACTGACTACAATGTACTACAGATAAATATAAAAACAAGGGTATACTATAAACATGCGCCACTGGCACACCATCACACTCGTATTCATTCTCGCGTCCGTCGGGTTATTACTGGCGAATGCCGGTCCGATTACTCCGATGCGCGTTCTTGGAATAAGCGCGGCGCTTGCGCTCCTCGGCCTCGTCTTCATCATCGCCAGGGGACTCATTGGCGACATATGGGCGCTACTCCCCGTCGTGATGCTCGGGTTCGCTCCGCCGTTTCTTGCATACGGCTCCGATGGGCTCCCTGGGATCTCGGCCGCGCTTGCGCTACTCACTGCGATATGGACGTTCGCGTATTTTGTTCAGCATCCGTCGCGTTCCGGGCTCATCATCGCGGGATTTGCGTTCGGCGGGGCGCTCCTTGTTCACCCGATGGGATTTATGACCGGCGCCATAAACGTAACACTTGCGTTTGCCGCGCTCATGACAAGCATTGCCGTTGATTGGAAAGATGTCGCTCCCGAAATGCGCCGCCACCGCTTTATCATCCGCGCCATGCGTTACGCGCGCGGGACATCCGTGGTGCTAGGCATTGGCATCGCGCTCGCCTATCTTTTTTACGCGGCCGCGCCGGCAATGCCCACCGCGGAAGATACGCCACTCATCATTGCGTGGATTGGAGAAAACGCCGCGCTCCGCCCCTTCGGCGCATACCTCTTACACATCGTTCAATATATCCAAACGCTACCGGCATTGAACGCGCACATAGGAACGGCGTTTGCGCTGACGCTTCCTCTGCCACTCTTAGGGCTTTTCGTCATTGCATTATGGTCGGGGATCAGCGGCATGCTACGCGCGGCGTTTGAGGATATTATCGCGAAGGAACCCATGCTCATCAACCACATCGCGACAAATCCTGTCGGATTCGCGTTGCAACTGAGTACCGCGACGTATCTCGCAGTCGGCCTCGCCGATCCGAACAGCCGGGGCGCACTCATGCTCATACTCCCCCCGCTGACAATCCTCGCGGCAGGCGCGATCAAGCGGTGGTTTATTATTATTGACGAGGAATTGTTGCGCAACTCGTTACTGCGCGTACTCGTGCTTGCGCAAAACATCGGGAGCATTTCAATCAAGGCGCTCGTGCTTGCTATGCTTCTCCTCACCGCGATTATTACCGCCCTCATAAGCGCCCCGAACTTTTCCGCGTACACGAACGTTATCGGCAGAGTAATCACGAATATCGCAAATTAGGCTCGGTAATAATGCGAATAGGCTACTCGTCATTATTCGCATTATTTATCCCCCATTCGCATTATTCGCGATTACTTCATCTTGTAGTACGCCTTCTGCTCAACCCGGAAATCAACAACGTTGATGTTCCGGAAGTCCTTCCGTCCCGAGAGAACGCTTAACGCCGTTGCCGCAAACGCCGAATCAAACCGCAGACTGAAGGCGAGCGTCGGAGCATTTCGCGCGGTCACCGTGACTTCCAGCAGGTTCCGGTCAAAAACAATATGCTCCACCATAAGGCCGGCGCCCTGCACAATTTCAATGACGCGCTGCAAACGCATAAATTGATTGCCCGGAAGCACGGCAGCGCCGAGCGGTGGCAAAGCACCATCTTCGCTGATTGAGGTAATCAACTGCCCATCAGCGAACGGCGCGTACTGAAACGCGATTCCCATTGGATCAACCCACGCGCACGCGTTTTCCGCCCCGCACCACACGAGTGCCCGCTCGCGGTCGGTGACGCTGACACGCAATACGCGTCGCGCAAAATCCCGCGACACTTCTACGCGCGAGAGCACAAGCTCAGGAAGCGCGATGCTTGAACTCCCCCACACAAAAAAGTGGTCAAATCCCAAAAATCTGCCGAAAACATTTTTCAGCGGGTATGCCCGGAGATCAGCCAAAAGATCGGCGCGCGACACATGACTTTCGCCGGAAATTTCGATAGAGCGATAATAAAAAAATGGAAATTTCAGCACAACCGCCGCAAGCCCGATGAACATAAGGCCGAGAAGCGAAAACCACACCAAAAATCCGATATGCTCCTGTGGTCGACCGCGAACGCCCGCACTTGTCATAGTATGTACAAACTCACCCCATTCGCATTATTTGCCGCCATTCGCATTATTCGCGATTACTCCACGACAATTCGCTCAATCAACGGATTAATGCGCGTCAAGTATTCATAATACGAGGCGCCACCCGCGGCCGCGGCGATTTCCTCCGCGCTGATTTCTTCTTTTCCCTGCATACCCGTGAGCGTCACCCGGTCGCCGAACTTGCAAGGAATCCCCGTCACGTCCACAACAACAATATCCATAGACACTCTGCCAAGCACCCGCGCGCGATGCCCATTAATGAGCACCTCGCCGACCCCGGAAAGCGCCCGGGGGAATCCGTGCCAATAACCGACAGGCAACACCGCGAGCATTGAGTCGCGGCGCAGGCGCTCCACTAAATCATATCCGACATAATCCCCTTTCTTCGCTGTTTTTACCTCGCCGACAATGGTATGCCACGAGAGAATGGGCTGCAGATTTATTTCCGGAAGCTGGATGCGCAACTCTTTTGATGGGTAGAGACCGTAAAAGCCGATACCGACTCTAACGGCATCGTAATGATATTTTTTGTTGACCATCGCTCCGGCGGTCGCGGCCGCGTGACGGACCAATTTCTTCCAGCCGGCTTTTTTGAGCATCCCGATCGCGCGGTCAAACGCCGCCGCCTGCATGTCAGTATAGGTCGGATAATTGAT is drawn from bacterium and contains these coding sequences:
- the alr gene encoding alanine racemase, whose product is MKSLAHDVRTWVEISRSAVLHNAAAMRKLLSAKVKLFAVVKSNAYGHGIFVMPPLLFQAGVDGFCVDSIIEAVAMRERGITAPILVLGFTLPKLYPLAQEHKVTLTISGMDALRALCAEKNAPEFHLKIDTGMHRQGFYVEDLPEVIDALKKSSSGKFLTGVYTHFASAKDINYPTYTDMQAAAFDRAIGMLKKAGWKKLVRHAAATAGAMVNKKYHYDAVRVGIGFYGLYPSKELRIQLPEINLQPILSWHTIVGEVKTAKKGDYVGYDLVERLRRDSMLAVLPVGYWHGFPRALSGVGEVLINGHRARVLGRVSMDIVVVDVTGIPCKFGDRVTLTGMQGKEEISAEEIAAAAGGASYYEYLTRINPLIERIVVE